CTCCTTGACGGAGCTGTGGTGGATGTCCTTGAGCCGGACCCGGCTCGCCTCGTCCAGAGGAGCCGCCCGGACCTCCTCCAGCAGCTGCTTGATCATGCTGCCGATGCGCATGACCTTCGCCGGCTGTTCGACCATCTCCGTCACCGGGACCTCGCGCGACTCGTCGTCACCGACCCCGCCGCCGGGGTTGGCGTTGCCGAGAGCCATGCCGTCCGGGCCTACGACCAGGACCTGTGGGCTCTCCTGCGACCGTTCATTCCTCGGCATCTCCATGCCGCCATTCTCTCGCACCCGTGGTTTCCCCCGGTTGATGCCCCCGTACACGCCTGATCCACCTTCCTCGCACGCCCCGGGTCGTACTCCGGCGTGCGAGGGCCTATCCCGCGCGCCGGGGCAGTGCCGTGCGGGACCGCGTGGAACAGGCCGCGAGCAGGCCGGCGAGCACCGGGACACCCACCGCGAGCACCGTCAGCGTGGACCAGGGCAGCTCGATCGGGGTATGGGCGGGGACCAGCGGATCGCGGCGCATGGCGGCCAGCGCGTCGCGCCCGTCGACCAGCCGGAGCGCCACTGCGGGCACCACTCCGGCGACGGAGCCCAGCAGCACGCCGAGCCCCGCGACGCCCGCGCACTGGAAGCCGGCGAAGCCGCGCCGCACCCCCGGCGGCGCGCCCACCGCGCTGAGCGTGGTCAGATCGGCCTCCGCGTCCGCCTTGGCCAGACCGGTGGTGACGACGGCGGCCCCTATGGTCACCACGCCCGCGAAGACGGCGAGGACCATCAGGAAGAAGTCGTCCGCGTCGCTCTGGGGCCCGCGCTCGATGTAGAGGCTGGTCGCCGCGTCCCCCCGGTCGAGGACGGCGTTCGCCCGCTCCTCCTCGGCCTTGTCCGGGGTGTGGCGCACGGCGTAGAAGGACCCCGCCGGGGCGGTGTGCAGATTCAGCCGCTGCGCGAGGACGGCGGGCAGGATCAGCCGCACGCCGGGCGTGGCGGCATAGGCCTCGGGGGCGACGTAGGCGTCGAGGAAGACCTTGCGGGACGGGTCCGGGGGCGCGGGGCGGGTGGGGGCCACAGGGCCCCTGTGGCCGGTGGTACGGCCGGAGCCGCTGCCCCGGTCGCCCGGCCCGGTCGTGCCGGGAGCGCTGTGCGGGCCGGTGGTGCCGGGCGTGCCCGGGGTGCCGGCCGTCGTGAGCGGCTCACCGGTCGGGGTGATCTTCAGCTGGACGCGGCCGTCCTGCGCGTAGGCGCTGTTCAGGAGCACCGGTTTGCCCTCGGCCAGGGCCCTTTCGGCCGCCGGGTCGCGCAGCCCGACGTAGGTGCGCAGCAGCCGGGCGTCGCCGACCAGGACCTTCTCCCCGGCGTCGCCGATGGGGGAGAAACCGCCGGCGTCCACGCACTCGGGGCCGCGCCGCAGCCGCCGGTGTTCCTCCGCGCTGAGGCGCTCGGCGAGGTCCCGGCCGGTCGGTCCCTCCAGCGGGCAGCGGTGGGTGGCGGGGCGGACGAGCTCGATCTCGCCGCAGTCGTCCCCGGCGGCGCGGGTGTAGCAGTCGGCGCCCGCCCAGACCCGGTCGACGTCGGCACGCTCACCGGTGACCGGAAGGGCGTGCTCCATGGCCCGGCGGAGAGCGGGCAGCGCCTTCTCCGGGTGCCCGCCCTCGTTCGCGTACGAGTCGACCAGCAGCGCGACCGTGCCGGGCCGCAGCAGCGGCTCGTATCCGAAGCGGTCCTCGGCGACCAGGCTGACCGTGTACGTCGCCACCGCGACCGTCCCGGCCACCGCGGCGGTCACGGCGGCGACGGCGGGGGCGGTGCGGCCGCGGTTGCGGGCCGCGTCGCGCAGCGCGAACCGGGCGGCGAGCGGCAGCCGGCTTCCGAACCGGGCGCAGGCGCCGACCAGCACGGGGACACACGCCAGCATGCCGAGTTCGGCGACGACCGAGCCCGCGGCGACGACTGCCCAGCCGCTGCCCGTCGC
The window above is part of the Streptomyces syringium genome. Proteins encoded here:
- a CDS encoding FtsX-like permease family protein: MKRVSGIRVPRVTGIPAWRAALRIARRDALRAKARSALVVVMIALPVLAVTVADVTYHSAGPTRAQEVTRELGAADAQFSDAGYGPGPVVQMPDASRVGTPRGSADETENDGAAGRPVDVAAVLATLLPKGTRTVTSEDVDGLVRTTHGLRRVTVREMPAADALLRGKVDVRRGLLPDEPHELAATTAFLESSGLHVGSHTRIKGLAREFRITAAVELPGDLNGEYLIARPHAVIEPWRAQAERDKRAAPPHPMPKEYYVAAKDGGVTWQDVRAANERGVLVRSRAVLRDPPPDAAVPAARTPGVGIGPGSATDTGMGSRRATVALATVAAMAVLEIVLLAGPAFAVGARRARRQLGLIGICGADRGQLRAVVLAGGVVLGTAGAVLGVLLGLGLSVLCRPVFEEWDGQRFGPVTAVPSHLLTIVGLGVLTGVLAALVPALVAGRQSVLQSLAGRRGVRHGSRVLPALGLAAILLGGGLALVGGATGSGWAVVAAGSVVAELGMLACVPVLVGACARFGSRLPLAARFALRDAARNRGRTAPAVAAVTAAVAGTVAVATYTVSLVAEDRFGYEPLLRPGTVALLVDSYANEGGHPEKALPALRRAMEHALPVTGERADVDRVWAGADCYTRAAGDDCGEIELVRPATHRCPLEGPTGRDLAERLSAEEHRRLRRGPECVDAGGFSPIGDAGEKVLVGDARLLRTYVGLRDPAAERALAEGKPVLLNSAYAQDGRVQLKITPTGEPLTTAGTPGTPGTTGPHSAPGTTGPGDRGSGSGRTTGHRGPVAPTRPAPPDPSRKVFLDAYVAPEAYAATPGVRLILPAVLAQRLNLHTAPAGSFYAVRHTPDKAEEERANAVLDRGDAATSLYIERGPQSDADDFFLMVLAVFAGVVTIGAAVVTTGLAKADAEADLTTLSAVGAPPGVRRGFAGFQCAGVAGLGVLLGSVAGVVPAVALRLVDGRDALAAMRRDPLVPAHTPIELPWSTLTVLAVGVPVLAGLLAACSTRSRTALPRRAG